The following are from one region of the Rhodopirellula sp. P2 genome:
- a CDS encoding response regulator has translation MPKVICVGAPSSPPDRSSLPEALLSQDTSAEGTHAPSIEWVFCESIVDAFPLLEEEDVAGIWMDRTSLPQTSEIRGMMQSGLMLRDMPEGVALLDADLRVIWANHRLLQWAGRPAGTPLGMTFYELLHNPEIMGPDFCPFHTALATGDESSSTLHSMDNQYFQVHAAPIRSAESPRNLIVTVGEITDEILQQQKLAAIHQAGRELADLRPNEIFMMEVDDRIDLLKDNIQHYLRDLLNFEVIEIRVLEQTTGDLIPLLSVGIDEEASDRRLSAHPRENGITGYVAASGVSYVCHDVQNDPLFIPGVADARSSLTVPLVLHDQVLGTINVESPDVAAFSDSDLQFLEIFARDIAFALNTLELLVAQKANTAQQSCDAIHSAVALPVDAILNDAVHVMEGYIGHSPEVMNRLRRILQNSRDIKRTIQQIGQKMTPLEAVPADEKLDQNAILRARRILVVDEDEQVREDAHQLLERYGCVVETAHEGDEAVLMVRRSAGDDSYDAIISDIKLPDYSGYQLMLRLEKVMTHVPMILMTGFGYDPGHSIVKAKQNGLHPKAVLFKPFRLDQLIDVLKTVIEANPNVQHPPGASPDGNPPSDEDPDAARTASGGTKNSIC, from the coding sequence ATGCCAAAGGTCATCTGTGTCGGCGCCCCAAGCTCGCCTCCGGATCGATCCTCGCTGCCAGAAGCGTTGCTGTCTCAGGACACATCCGCCGAAGGTACGCACGCACCATCCATCGAATGGGTGTTTTGCGAGTCAATCGTCGACGCATTCCCATTGCTCGAGGAGGAAGATGTCGCCGGGATTTGGATGGATCGAACCAGCCTTCCCCAGACATCCGAAATTCGTGGCATGATGCAGAGCGGGTTGATGCTCCGCGACATGCCCGAAGGTGTCGCGCTGCTGGACGCTGATCTGCGCGTGATCTGGGCCAATCATCGCCTGTTGCAATGGGCGGGACGCCCCGCCGGCACGCCACTCGGGATGACGTTCTACGAATTGCTGCACAACCCCGAGATCATGGGGCCGGATTTCTGCCCCTTCCACACCGCCTTGGCCACCGGGGACGAAAGCAGCTCCACGCTCCACAGCATGGACAACCAGTATTTCCAGGTCCACGCCGCGCCGATTCGCTCCGCGGAATCTCCCCGCAACTTGATCGTCACCGTCGGCGAGATCACCGACGAGATCCTGCAGCAACAAAAGCTGGCGGCGATTCACCAAGCCGGCCGGGAACTCGCTGACCTGCGACCCAACGAAATCTTCATGATGGAGGTCGATGACCGAATCGATCTCCTGAAAGACAACATCCAGCACTACCTCCGCGATCTGCTGAATTTCGAAGTCATCGAGATTCGAGTGCTCGAGCAAACCACCGGCGACCTGATCCCACTGCTCAGCGTCGGGATCGACGAAGAAGCCTCCGACCGTCGCCTTTCCGCTCACCCGCGAGAAAACGGCATCACCGGGTACGTTGCCGCCAGCGGTGTCAGTTACGTCTGTCACGACGTTCAAAACGACCCGCTCTTCATCCCCGGTGTCGCCGACGCACGCAGCTCCCTGACGGTCCCTCTGGTCCTGCACGACCAGGTGCTGGGGACAATCAACGTCGAAAGCCCCGACGTGGCAGCCTTCAGCGACAGCGATCTGCAGTTCCTGGAGATCTTCGCTCGCGACATCGCGTTTGCCCTGAACACACTCGAGCTTCTGGTCGCTCAAAAGGCCAACACCGCTCAACAAAGCTGCGATGCGATTCACAGCGCCGTCGCCCTGCCAGTCGATGCGATCCTCAACGATGCCGTCCACGTGATGGAAGGCTACATCGGGCACAGCCCCGAAGTGATGAATCGCCTCCGCCGGATCCTGCAAAATTCCCGCGACATCAAACGGACGATCCAGCAAATCGGTCAAAAGATGACGCCGCTGGAAGCCGTTCCTGCGGACGAGAAGCTGGACCAAAACGCGATCCTCCGCGCCCGCCGGATCTTGGTCGTCGACGAGGACGAACAAGTTCGCGAAGACGCCCACCAGTTGCTCGAACGCTACGGCTGTGTCGTTGAAACCGCCCACGAAGGTGACGAAGCGGTTTTGATGGTCCGCCGAAGTGCGGGCGACGACAGCTACGACGCGATCATCAGCGACATCAAACTGCCCGACTACAGCGGCTACCAATTGATGCTGCGTCTTGAAAAAGTCATGACGCACGTGCCAATGATCCTGATGACCGGGTTCGGGTACGACCCCGGACACTCAATCGTGAAAGCCAAGCAAAATGGCTTGCATCCCAAGGCGGTCCTGTTCAAACCGTTCCGCCTGGATCAACTGATCGATGTCTTGAAAACCGTGATCGAAGCCAACCCCAACGTGCAGCATCCTCCCGGCGCATCACCCGATGGCAATCCTCCCAGCGACGAGGACCCTGACGCTGCCCGAACCGCATCCGGCGGAACGAAGAACTCCATCTGCTGA
- the folD gene encoding bifunctional methylenetetrahydrofolate dehydrogenase/methenyltetrahydrofolate cyclohydrolase FolD, giving the protein MPATRLDGKKIAAEIRSEVAADVETFVSGGNPPPQLAAVLVGEDPASQVYVRNKERACEKAGIASRLDRMPAATTEAELLAKVAELNADPAVSGILVQLPLPAKAAGGTGIDERAVLDAIDPIKDVDAFSPVNVGLLMQGRPRFLPCTPHGIIQLLHRTGIETSGKHVVVVGRSDIVGKPMAMMLAQKDSTCGPAVANATVTLAHSRTKNLTEICRQADILIAAVGRPEMIRGDMIQPGAVVIDVGINRVGDKLVGDVAFAEAESVASAITPVPGGVGPLTIAMLLHNTLMAAKLQAAK; this is encoded by the coding sequence ATGCCCGCAACGCGACTGGACGGCAAGAAAATTGCCGCGGAAATTCGCAGCGAAGTTGCTGCTGACGTCGAAACGTTCGTTTCAGGCGGGAATCCACCTCCTCAATTGGCGGCCGTGCTGGTGGGAGAAGACCCCGCCAGCCAGGTTTATGTGCGAAACAAGGAACGCGCCTGTGAAAAAGCGGGGATCGCCAGCCGCCTGGACCGAATGCCCGCCGCGACCACCGAAGCCGAATTGCTGGCCAAAGTGGCCGAACTGAATGCCGACCCGGCTGTCAGCGGCATCTTGGTCCAACTTCCTCTGCCGGCCAAAGCGGCCGGTGGCACAGGAATCGACGAGCGAGCCGTCCTGGACGCGATCGATCCAATCAAAGATGTCGACGCATTCTCCCCCGTCAACGTGGGCCTGCTCATGCAGGGCCGACCGCGTTTTCTTCCCTGCACCCCGCACGGCATCATTCAACTGCTGCATCGCACAGGGATCGAAACCAGCGGGAAACACGTCGTCGTGGTCGGACGCAGTGACATCGTCGGGAAGCCGATGGCCATGATGCTGGCACAAAAAGACAGCACCTGTGGCCCCGCCGTCGCCAACGCCACGGTCACCCTTGCTCACAGCCGCACCAAAAACCTCACCGAAATCTGCCGCCAAGCGGACATTTTGATCGCCGCGGTCGGGCGCCCAGAAATGATCCGGGGCGACATGATCCAACCGGGCGCCGTTGTGATCGATGTCGGGATCAATCGTGTGGGCGACAAATTGGTCGGCGACGTCGCCTTTGCAGAAGCAGAATCCGTGGCCTCCGCGATCACGCCGGTCCCGGGCGGGGTGGGACCGCTCACGATCGCGATGCTGCTGCACAACACGTTGATGGCCGCAAAACTGCAAGCGGCCAAGTAG
- a CDS encoding NADPH-dependent assimilatory sulfite reductase hemoprotein subunit: MSTDASETNAAPTTAPEKPIKLSPVEKIKEESRFLKGSIDQELADPVDHFDNSNIQLLKFHGSYQQDDRDKRAELKKAGGGKAYTMMVRCRIPGGRMSSSQLVAHLDMCDELGDSTLKITTRQTLQLHGILKGDLRETIRRINDVELSTLAACGDVNRNIMCCPAKRVGGIHDQLNVFTDQLTVALAPQTPAYHELWLTDPDTGEKTLAGGGEPDSSNAPVIDEPLYGPTYLPRKFKIGIALPEDNCIDIYTQDLGYLAVVRDGKIIGYNVSVGGGMGRTPSAKKTFPALGKRMAFVTPEQAVEVAKAVVIVQRDNGNRSDRKVARLKYLIADWGVEKFRTEVEKVFGGPLADCTEDDVHEFDDHMGWQEQGDGKLSYGLNIENGRLYDNEQVQVKAAIRAVCARFNREIRLTSHQSMIFCDIDPAEKEELIEILKSHGLRTTEETSTVRRWSIACVALPTCGLAITESERRLPSIIDSIEEPLAKLGLSNERFTIRMTGCPNGCARPYNADLALVGRSVGKYTLFAGGGWLGNRLAYIYKDQVPDSEVTAELTGIFAAFKANREEGESLGTFCDRVGAEKLAELAEAAPLPA; the protein is encoded by the coding sequence ATGTCTACCGACGCTTCCGAAACGAATGCTGCACCGACCACCGCGCCCGAGAAACCCATCAAGCTCAGCCCGGTCGAAAAGATCAAAGAAGAAAGTCGTTTCCTGAAGGGCTCGATCGATCAAGAGTTGGCGGACCCTGTTGATCACTTCGACAATTCGAACATCCAGCTGTTGAAGTTCCACGGGTCTTATCAACAAGACGATCGTGACAAACGTGCCGAGCTGAAGAAGGCCGGTGGCGGGAAAGCTTACACGATGATGGTCCGTTGCCGGATTCCTGGCGGTCGCATGAGTTCGTCACAGTTGGTCGCGCACTTGGACATGTGTGATGAGCTGGGTGATTCCACGTTGAAAATCACCACTCGTCAAACGCTGCAATTGCACGGCATTTTGAAGGGGGATCTCCGGGAGACAATTCGACGAATCAATGACGTCGAGCTCTCCACGCTGGCGGCTTGCGGCGATGTCAACCGAAACATCATGTGCTGTCCGGCCAAACGCGTGGGCGGGATCCACGATCAGCTCAATGTCTTCACGGATCAGCTGACCGTCGCCCTGGCACCGCAGACGCCGGCCTACCACGAGTTGTGGCTGACGGATCCCGACACCGGTGAGAAAACTTTGGCGGGCGGCGGCGAACCTGATTCGTCGAACGCTCCGGTGATTGATGAACCGTTGTACGGTCCGACCTACTTGCCGCGGAAATTCAAAATCGGCATCGCCCTGCCGGAAGACAATTGCATCGACATCTACACCCAGGACCTTGGGTACTTGGCGGTGGTTCGGGATGGCAAAATCATCGGTTACAACGTTTCGGTCGGCGGCGGCATGGGCCGCACCCCGAGTGCGAAGAAAACCTTCCCTGCACTCGGCAAACGCATGGCGTTTGTGACGCCTGAGCAAGCCGTGGAGGTGGCCAAGGCGGTTGTCATCGTGCAGCGTGACAACGGCAACCGCAGCGACCGAAAGGTGGCTCGTTTGAAGTACTTGATCGCAGATTGGGGCGTCGAGAAATTCCGCACCGAGGTCGAGAAAGTGTTCGGTGGCCCACTCGCCGATTGCACCGAAGATGATGTGCACGAGTTCGACGACCACATGGGATGGCAGGAACAGGGCGATGGCAAATTGTCCTACGGCCTGAACATTGAAAACGGTCGTCTGTACGACAACGAGCAAGTTCAAGTCAAAGCAGCGATTCGAGCCGTCTGCGCTCGTTTCAATCGCGAGATTCGTTTGACCAGCCATCAGAGCATGATCTTCTGCGACATCGATCCTGCCGAGAAGGAAGAGCTGATTGAGATCTTGAAGTCACACGGTCTTCGCACGACGGAGGAAACCAGCACGGTTCGTCGCTGGTCGATCGCCTGTGTTGCGCTGCCGACCTGCGGTTTGGCCATCACGGAATCGGAACGTCGTTTGCCGAGCATCATTGATTCCATCGAAGAGCCGTTGGCCAAGTTGGGACTCAGCAACGAACGGTTCACCATTCGGATGACCGGTTGCCCCAATGGCTGTGCGCGTCCCTACAACGCCGATTTGGCCCTGGTCGGTCGCTCGGTTGGCAAATACACGTTGTTCGCCGGCGGGGGATGGTTGGGCAATCGCTTGGCTTACATCTACAAAGACCAAGTGCCCGATTCCGAGGTCACCGCGGAGTTGACCGGGATTTTCGCGGCGTTCAAAGCCAACCGCGAAGAGGGGGAATCGCTCGGGACTTTCTGCGATCGCGTCGGTGCGGAGAAACTGGCTGAGCTGGCCGAAGCTGCCCCGCTGCCTGCCTGA